The Pantoea trifolii nucleotide sequence TTCGGAGTCAAACACTTTTTTCAGCGTTTTCATCCGGCGGGATGAATTTCTTCACTCCCTGCTGAGCCGTCTGCGTTGCCGCTTTGCCGTCTCAGTGGTGGCGCATTATAGGGAGTTATTTGGAGGTGACAAGGGTTAATTGCAAAAAAATGACTGAGCGCCTCTTTTTTAAACGAACGCGTTAAAAACAGACATTTCCCGGCGAAGAATCAGTCAAAAGCGCCGCTTCATCGGCACAAATCAGCGCCATCACCTTAAACACCAATGCTATTCTCTTTAACCAAACGTAATTTCTTTGTCGCAGGCTGACAATTATTCGAGAAGGACTTTCAATGATTCGCTCCGCGCGCAGTATGGCCGGCTTGCCCTGGATCGCCGCCATGGCGTTTTTCATGCAAGCACTTGACGCCACCATCCTGAATACTGCGCTTCCTGCTATCGCCACCAGCCTTGAACGTTCTCCTTTAGCCATGCAATCCGCCATCATCAGTTACACGCTAACGGTGGCAATGCTGATCCCGGTGAGTGGCTGGTTGGCCGATCGCTTCGGCACACGCAAAATCTTCATTCTTGCCGTATCACTATTTACGCTGGGTTCGCTGGCCTGTGCCTTATCCGGGTCATTGAGCATGTTGGTGGTCTCGCGCGTGGTGCAGGGGATTGGCGGAGCGATGATGATGCCCGTCGCGCGCCTGGCGCTGTTACGCGCTTATCCGCGCAGTGAACTGCTGCCGGTGTTGAACTTCGTTACCATGCCGGGTTTAGTGGGGCCGATTCTGGGCCCAATGCTCGGCGGGTTGTTAGTGACCTACGCCAGCTGGCACTGGATATTCCTCATCAACATTCCCATCGGTATCGCCGGCATCTTCTATGCGCGCAAATATATGCCGGACTTCACGACACCAAAACGCCGCTTCGACTTTTTAGGCTTCCTGCTGTTTGGTTTGGGTTTGGTGTTGATCTCGGTCGGCATCGAACTGTTTGGCGAACGCGTGGTGTTGCCGTGGCAAGCGGTGTTGGTGCTGTTGAGCGGCATTGCATTACTTCTTCTCTATATAGTGCACGCACGTCGTCATCCGGCACCGCTGATTAATCTGCCAATGTTTAAAACCCGCACCTTCTCGGTCGGCATCCTTGGCAACATCGCTTCGCGTCTGGGAACCGGCTGCATTCCATTCCTGATGCCGCTGATGTTGCAAGTGGGCTTTGGTTATCCTGCGCTGATTGCCGGTTGCATGATGGGACCGACAGCGATTGGCGCGCTGCTGGCGAAATCCACTGTGACGCAAGTGCTGCATCGCTTCGGTTATCGCCATACGCTGGTGGGTATCACCATCATCATTGGCATATTGATCGCCACCTTCTCACTGCAATCGCCGGGTGGCAGCGTGGTGATGTTGCTGGCGGCACTGTTGATTCTGGGGATGGCGATGTCAACGCAGTTCACCGCGATGAACACCATCACGCTGGCGGATTTAAATGATGAGAACGCCAGCGGCGGGAACAGTGTGCTGGCGGTAACGCAGCAGCTGTCGATCAGCTTTGGTGTGGCGGTGAGCGCCGCAGTGCTGCGTTTCTATCAGGATGTCGAGGCGACAACCGTCGCGCAATTCCACGCCACCTTCCTGACGATGGGCGTCGTCACGGTGTTGTCTGCCTTTACCTTTATGATGTTACGTCCGGGCGACGGCCGTAATCTAATCGCCAACCGCGAGAAAAAGAAGAAATCGGCTTAGACCGAACCGCGTTCCACCAGCTCCGGCGTCAGCACCAGCGTTTGCTGACTGGCGTCGGGATCGCTCATACGATGAATCAAGGTATCAATCGCCAGTTCGCCTAACTCATCTTTCGGCTGATGGATAGTGCTAAGCGGCGGCGTCAGGTAACGCGCCAGCTCGATGTTGTCATAGCCCATCACCGCAATATCCTGCGGCACGCGCAATCCGGCCTGGAACAAGGCGTGATAGACGCCAACCGCCATCGCATCGTTGCTGGTAAATATCGCTTCTGGCAGCGTATCCAGCGTCAGCAGTTGATTCATGGCGTTGAAGCCGCCCTGAAACTCAAAATCGCCATCAACTACATAACCCAACGGAACCGATAATCCGCTGTTGGCCATCGCCTTATGGAAACCTTCAAGACGCAACCGCGCGGGGGTTTTATCCTGCGGGCCAGCAATACAGGCAATGCGCGTATACCCACGATCGATCAGATGCTGAGTTGCCAGCTCACCGCCGAGCAGCGCATTATCCTGAATAATGTCGCCGCGCCCTTCAAAAGGCGCCCAGTCCATCATTACCATCGGCACCGACGGATAACGATTGAGGATCTCCGCTGAAGGCAGATGAGTTTCGGTGCACATCATTAACAAACCATCGACGCGCTTTTGCATCAGCGTCTCAAGGCTGCGATTCATGCGTTCTTCATCGCCTTCGGTATTACACAGAATCAAGCTGTAGCCGCGTTCGTAGCAGCTGTTTTCCACGCCACGCACCACTTCGGAATAGAACGGGTTACTGCTGGCGGTCAGCAGCATGCCGATGGTGCGGGTTTGTTTGATCTTCAGGCTGCGCGCCAGCGCGGACGGCGCATAGTTAAGCTCGCGAATCGCCTGATCCACCTTTTCACGCACCTGCTCGCTGACAAAGCGATTGTTATTAATGACGTGTGAAACGGTGGAGGTCGAGACGCCCGCCAGGCGGGCGACATCTTTCATGGTAGCCAAGCGCTTAGCCCTGTTGCTGCAGGAAAGCGTCGATCTCAGTGCGCCACGGCACTGAGGGCTGCGCGCCCGGACGCGTCACCGCAATCGCAGCGGCGGCATGGGCGAAACGTACGGCATCGTGCATTGGCATACCTTCCAGACGTGCGGTAATAAACGCCCCGTTGAAGGTATCTCCCGCCGCAATAGTATCGATGGCCTGCACGCTGAAGCCCGGAATGCGCACGCCGTTGCCTTGCTCACTCAGCCACACACCGCGACGGCCTAAAGTGATTAACACGGTATCGATACCTTTGGCATGCAATGCCGCAGCAGCACGCGCGGCATCTTCATCGCTCTTCACCGCAATGCCGGTGAGAATTTCTGCTTCGGTTTCATTTGGCGTGATGATGTCGATAAGCGCGAGCAGCTCATCTGAGAGCGCGGTGGCCGGTGCGGGATTCAGGATCACTTGCGTCTGCTGCGCGCGGGCAATCTTCGCGGCGGCCAGAACGCTTTCCAGCGGAGATTCCAGCTGCATCAGCAACGCATCGGCATCGGCAATCACTTGCTGGTGCTGCGCAACGCGAGTCGGCGTCAGCGCCGCATTGGCACCGGAATAGATGCCGATATTATTTTCGCCTTCGCCATTCACGAAGATCATCGCTACACCGGTCGATTCATCAGCGACGGTTTCAACCGGTGCGGTATCAATGCGGTCTTGCTGCAACTGCTGACGAATGCGCTCGCCGATATCATCGGCGCCTACGCAGGCAATAAAAGCAATGTCTGCACCGGCACGACCGGCAGCCACCGCCTGATTGGCCCCTTTGCCGCCAAAGGCAATTTGATACTGTTTCCCGATCACCGTTTCGCCCGGACGTGGAAAGTGGGCGAGGTTAAGGATGTGATCGGCATTAATGCTGCCGAGAACGGCCAGTTTTGCGCTTGTGGTCATTGGGATTCATCCAGAAAGATGCGCCACCAGGACGGTGGCGCGTTGCCCTGCTTTTCTTTACTTATTATTTGGTAACCAGCTTCAGGTCAACC carries:
- the rbsK gene encoding ribokinase; amino-acid sequence: MTTSAKLAVLGSINADHILNLAHFPRPGETVIGKQYQIAFGGKGANQAVAAGRAGADIAFIACVGADDIGERIRQQLQQDRIDTAPVETVADESTGVAMIFVNGEGENNIGIYSGANAALTPTRVAQHQQVIADADALLMQLESPLESVLAAAKIARAQQTQVILNPAPATALSDELLALIDIITPNETEAEILTGIAVKSDEDAARAAAALHAKGIDTVLITLGRRGVWLSEQGNGVRIPGFSVQAIDTIAAGDTFNGAFITARLEGMPMHDAVRFAHAAAAIAVTRPGAQPSVPWRTEIDAFLQQQG
- the rbsR gene encoding ribose operon transcriptional repressor RbsR; translated protein: MKDVARLAGVSTSTVSHVINNNRFVSEQVREKVDQAIRELNYAPSALARSLKIKQTRTIGMLLTASSNPFYSEVVRGVENSCYERGYSLILCNTEGDEERMNRSLETLMQKRVDGLLMMCTETHLPSAEILNRYPSVPMVMMDWAPFEGRGDIIQDNALLGGELATQHLIDRGYTRIACIAGPQDKTPARLRLEGFHKAMANSGLSVPLGYVVDGDFEFQGGFNAMNQLLTLDTLPEAIFTSNDAMAVGVYHALFQAGLRVPQDIAVMGYDNIELARYLTPPLSTIHQPKDELGELAIDTLIHRMSDPDASQQTLVLTPELVERGSV
- the mdtD gene encoding multidrug transporter subunit MdtD yields the protein MIRSARSMAGLPWIAAMAFFMQALDATILNTALPAIATSLERSPLAMQSAIISYTLTVAMLIPVSGWLADRFGTRKIFILAVSLFTLGSLACALSGSLSMLVVSRVVQGIGGAMMMPVARLALLRAYPRSELLPVLNFVTMPGLVGPILGPMLGGLLVTYASWHWIFLINIPIGIAGIFYARKYMPDFTTPKRRFDFLGFLLFGLGLVLISVGIELFGERVVLPWQAVLVLLSGIALLLLYIVHARRHPAPLINLPMFKTRTFSVGILGNIASRLGTGCIPFLMPLMLQVGFGYPALIAGCMMGPTAIGALLAKSTVTQVLHRFGYRHTLVGITIIIGILIATFSLQSPGGSVVMLLAALLILGMAMSTQFTAMNTITLADLNDENASGGNSVLAVTQQLSISFGVAVSAAVLRFYQDVEATTVAQFHATFLTMGVVTVLSAFTFMMLRPGDGRNLIANREKKKKSA